The Montipora foliosa isolate CH-2021 chromosome 1, ASM3666993v2, whole genome shotgun sequence genome has a window encoding:
- the LOC137978350 gene encoding uncharacterized protein: MASQRRLLLIKLLQNSRRRRKILHILQARRMLLLRICFLTTLLLSSENSIAVRSCRRLPRHNYGWFEHLWNTYSDARFKKTFRVSKATFRFILGRIEHDLQRDTVAEDPIPPAFRLAVCLYRLARGDYFYTIAEMTGLGVSTVCGIVSDVTKAIINNLWNEQVSQYFPRNELEFRDKILDMEEVWQFPCSWAAIDGCHIPLKCPAGGLQANKEYHNYKNFYSIILIALVDAKRRFIWASCGFPGNSHDSIILQSTNLWSKITAGQVIPDIGKETEGVSVPPLILGDSAFPFQSWLMKPNTSAVLTPPQQYFNYRLSRARMIIEDAYGGLKGRWRVLLRKCESTQEEVRDNTLACIVLHNICIERGDTLSRQLDATIDPATNQRRPRDVIRRLLNMTNCRPIRDNCRQASRIRTVLTQKLWREKQGQGVF, encoded by the coding sequence atggcgtCGCAGCGAAGACTCCTGCTGATAAAATTATTGCAAAACTCGAGAAGAAGACGAAAAATACTTCACATTTTGCAAGCAAGGCGAATGCTGTTATTGCGAATTTGCTTCCTAACTACACTCCTGCTTTCTTCCGAAAACTCCATTGCTGTTCGATCCTGTCGACGGCTACCACGACACAATTACGGATGGTTTGAACATTTGTGGAATACGTACAGTGATGCCAGGTTCAAGAAGACATTCCGTGTGTCCAAGGCAACCTTCAGGTTTATTCTTGGCCGCATTGAACACGACTTGCAACGCGACACTGTCGCAGAAGATCCGATTCCACCAGCATTTAGGCTGGCAGTGTGCCTTTACCGTTTAGCCAGAGGAGATTACTTCTACACAATAGCTGAAATGACCGGCCTTGGAGTCTCAACAGTTTGCGGGATAGTAAGTGACGTTACAAAGGCAATTATCAACAATCTGTGGAATGAACAAGTTTCCCAATACTTTCCGAGGAACGAACTGGAATTCCGGGACAAAATTTTGGATATGGAGGAAGTGTGGCAATTCCCATGCAGCTGGGCTGCCATTGATGGATGTCATATCCCATTAAAATGCCCTGCAGGTGGATTACAGGCAAACAAAGAATACCACAACTATAAGAACTTTTACTCAATCATCCTAATTGCCTTGGTAGATGCAAAGCGTAGATTTATTTGGGCGAGTTGTGGATTCCCGGGAAATTCACATGATTCAATCATTTTGCAATCAACCAACCTTTGGAGTAAAATAACAGCTGGGCAAGTAATACCTGATATAGGTAAAGAAACTGAAGGTGTTAGTGTCCCTCCTCTAATTTTGGGTGATTCTGCTTTCCCTTTTCAAAGCTGGCTCATGAAACCTAATACGAGTGCTGTGTTGACCCCCCCACAACAATATTTTAATTATAGACTCAGCAGAGCAAGAATGATCATTGAGGATGCCTATGGTGGGCTCAAAGGTAGGTGGCGAGTGCTTCTTAGGAAGTGTGAGAGCACCCAAGAAGAAGTTCGAGACAATACACTTGCATGTATTGTGTTGCATAACATCTGTATTGAACGGGGGGATACTTTGAGCAGACAACTGGATGCCACTATTGACCCGGCAACAAACCAGAGAAGGCCCAGGGATGTTATAAGGCGTCTCTTGAACATGACCAACTGTCGGCCAATAAGGGATAACTGTCGACAGGCAAGCAGGATAAGAACTGTGCTCACACAGAAGTTGTGGAGAGAAAAACAAGGACAAGGTGTATTCTGA